A window of Xyrauchen texanus isolate HMW12.3.18 chromosome 10, RBS_HiC_50CHRs, whole genome shotgun sequence contains these coding sequences:
- the LOC127650719 gene encoding visinin-like yields the protein MGNSQSGVVSREILDDLKVNTKFSEAEITQWYENFQKQCPSGRITLNQFEEIYSRFFPDSDAKTYAQHVFRSFDTNDDGTLDFKEYIVALHMTSSGKMALKLEWAFSLFDVDKNGYITKSEVCELCQAIFKLIPKEKHAELPSDENTPEKRAEKLWAIFGKKDTDRIAEGEFIESISSNEAALRLIQYDHK from the exons ATGGGAAACTCACAGAGTGGAGTGGTTTCCAGAGAGATCCTTGATGATCTCAAGGTGAACACCAAGTTCTCTGAAGCCGAGATCACACAGTGGTATGAGAACTTCCAGAAACAGTGTCCTTCGGGTCGCATCACACTAAATCAGTTCGAGGAGATCTACAGTCGATTCTTCCCCGACAGCGATGCCAAGACCTATGCCCAACACGTTTTCCGCTCCTTCGACACCAATGATGATGGAACATTAGACTTTAAGGAGTACATTGTTGCTCTTCACATGACCTCCTCAGGGAAGATGGCCCTGAAGCTGGAGTGGGCCTTCTCTCTGTTTGATGTGGACAAGAACGGCTACATCACAAAATCTGAAGTGTGTGAACTCTGCCAG GCCATTTTCAAACTCATACCCAAAGAAAAGCATGCAGAGCTGCCCAGTGATGAGAACACGCCGGAGAAGAGAGCAGAGAAGCTCTGGGCCATCTTTGGAAAAAAGGACACTG ACCGAATTGCAGAGGGGGAGTTCATTGAAAGCATATCATCAAACGAGGCTGCATTACGGCTAATTCAGTATGACCATAAATGA